A part of Streptomyces sp. NBC_01497 genomic DNA contains:
- a CDS encoding RNA polymerase-binding protein RbpA codes for MASGNAIRGSRVGAGPMGEAERGESAPRLRIAFWCSNGHETQPSFASDAQVPETWDCPRCGFPAGQDQDNPPDPPRTEPYKTHLAYVRERRSDADGEAILAEALAKLRGEI; via the coding sequence GTGGCAAGTGGCAACGCGATCCGGGGGAGCCGGGTCGGAGCGGGGCCGATGGGTGAGGCCGAGCGTGGCGAGTCCGCGCCCCGCCTGCGCATCGCCTTCTGGTGCTCCAACGGGCACGAGACCCAGCCGAGCTTCGCCAGCGACGCTCAGGTGCCGGAGACGTGGGACTGCCCGCGCTGCGGTTTCCCCGCCGGGCAGGACCAGGACAATCCGCCGGACCCGCCGCGCACCGAGCCGTACAAGACCCACCTCGCGTACGTGCGCGAGCGCCGCAGCGACGCGGACGGCGAGGCGATCCTCGCCGAGGCGCTCGCGAAGCTCCGCGGTGAGATCTGA
- a CDS encoding MBL fold metallo-hydrolase — MTYSGAVQVGGPADVHELPDLMISKIAVGAMNNNAYLLRCRATDAQLLIDAAAEPAALLGLIGEDGISAVVTTHRHGDHWAALDEVVGATGARTYAGRYDTEGIPVPTDVPVEDGDAIRFGEITLTARHLVGHTPGSIALVYDDPHGHPHLFTGDCLFPGGVGNTHQDPEAFASLLHDVEAKLFDRLPDETWVYPGHGDDTTLGDERPHLPEWRERGW, encoded by the coding sequence ATGACCTACAGCGGAGCGGTGCAGGTCGGTGGGCCTGCCGACGTGCACGAGCTGCCCGACCTGATGATCTCGAAGATCGCGGTCGGCGCCATGAACAACAACGCCTACCTGCTGCGCTGCCGTGCCACCGACGCGCAACTGCTCATCGACGCGGCGGCCGAACCCGCGGCCCTTCTCGGCCTCATCGGCGAGGACGGCATCTCCGCCGTCGTCACCACGCACCGCCACGGCGATCACTGGGCAGCGCTCGACGAGGTCGTCGGGGCCACCGGGGCACGCACGTACGCCGGACGCTACGACACCGAGGGCATCCCCGTGCCCACCGACGTACCGGTCGAGGACGGCGACGCCATCCGCTTCGGTGAGATCACGCTCACCGCGCGCCACCTGGTCGGCCACACACCGGGCTCCATCGCCCTGGTCTACGACGACCCGCACGGCCACCCGCACCTGTTCACGGGCGACTGCCTCTTCCCCGGCGGGGTCGGCAACACCCACCAGGACCCCGAGGCCTTCGCGAGCCTCCTGCACGACGTCGAGGCCAAGCTGTTCGACCGGCTGCCGGACGAGACCTGGGTCTACCCCGGGCACGGCGACGACACCACGCTCGGTGACGAGCGGCCCCACCTGCCCGAGTGGCGCGAGCGCGGCTGGTGA
- the tpiA gene encoding triose-phosphate isomerase has product MAGNWKMNLNHLEAIAQVQKLAFGLNDKDFAAVEVAVLPPFTDLRSVQTLVDGDKLKIKYGAQDISAHDSGAYTGEISGSMLAKLKCSYVVVGHSERRQYHGESDELCNAKVKAAYRHGLTPILCVGEDEAVREEGRHVEHTLAQVEGGLKDITAEQAETLVIAYEPVWAIGTGKTCGAGDAQEVCGAIRGKIADLYTQDVADKVRIQYGGSVKSGNVAGIMAQPDIDGALVGGASLDTDEYVKIVRFRDQ; this is encoded by the coding sequence ATGGCGGGCAACTGGAAGATGAACCTCAATCACCTTGAGGCCATCGCCCAGGTCCAGAAGCTGGCCTTCGGCCTGAACGACAAGGACTTCGCGGCCGTCGAGGTCGCCGTCCTGCCGCCGTTCACCGACCTGCGCTCCGTACAGACCCTGGTCGACGGCGACAAGCTCAAGATCAAGTACGGCGCCCAGGACATCTCCGCGCACGACTCCGGTGCGTACACCGGTGAGATCTCCGGCTCGATGCTCGCCAAGCTGAAGTGCTCGTACGTGGTCGTCGGCCACTCCGAGCGACGTCAGTACCACGGTGAGAGCGACGAGCTCTGCAACGCCAAGGTCAAGGCCGCCTACCGGCACGGGCTGACCCCGATCCTGTGCGTCGGCGAGGACGAGGCCGTCCGTGAGGAGGGCCGCCACGTCGAGCACACGCTCGCGCAGGTCGAGGGCGGTCTGAAGGACATCACGGCCGAGCAGGCCGAGACGCTCGTCATCGCCTACGAGCCGGTCTGGGCCATCGGCACCGGCAAGACCTGCGGTGCCGGCGACGCCCAGGAGGTGTGCGGTGCGATCCGCGGCAAGATCGCGGATCTGTACACGCAGGACGTCGCGGACAAGGTCCGCATCCAGTACGGCGGCTCGGTGAAGTCGGGGAACGTCGCGGGGATCATGGCGCAGCCCGACATCGACGGTGCTCTCGTGGGCGGCGCGTCCCTGGACACGGACGAGTACGTCAAGATCGTGCGCTTCCGCGACCAGTGA
- a CDS encoding phosphoglycerate kinase, producing the protein MKTLDELLADGDGVRGKRVFVRADLNVPLSGTAITDDGRIRAVVPTVARLAEAGARVIVASHLGRPKGAPDPAFSLAPAAARLGELLGQEVAFATDTVGESARAVVAGLGDGQVAVLENLRFNPGETAKDDAERGAFADRLAALADLYVGDGFGAVHRKHASVYDLPARLPHAAGGLIATEVGVLKKLTEDVKRPYVVVLGGAKVSDKLGVIDHLLEKADRILIGGGMAFTFLKAQGHEVGSSLLQEDQIPVVRDYLKRADERGVEFVLPVDLLVAAEFPDLKAKTPTHPETVPADGMPPGKMGLDNGPETCALYASKLADAATVFWNGPMGVFEHPDYAEGTRAVAQGLIDSSAFTVVGGGDSAAAVRTLGFDESAFGHISTGGGASLEYLEGKSLPGLAALED; encoded by the coding sequence ATGAAGACGCTCGATGAACTTCTGGCGGACGGCGACGGTGTGCGCGGCAAGCGCGTGTTCGTCCGCGCCGACCTGAACGTGCCCCTGTCCGGCACCGCCATCACCGACGACGGCCGGATCAGGGCCGTCGTCCCGACGGTCGCCCGCCTCGCCGAAGCCGGCGCGCGCGTGATCGTCGCCTCGCACCTGGGCCGCCCCAAGGGCGCGCCCGACCCCGCCTTCTCCCTCGCGCCCGCCGCCGCCCGCCTCGGTGAACTCCTGGGCCAGGAAGTGGCGTTCGCGACCGACACCGTCGGCGAGTCCGCCCGTGCGGTCGTCGCGGGTCTCGGTGACGGCCAGGTCGCCGTCCTGGAGAACCTGCGCTTCAACCCCGGCGAGACCGCCAAGGACGACGCCGAGCGCGGTGCCTTCGCCGACCGGCTCGCCGCCCTCGCGGACCTCTACGTCGGGGACGGCTTCGGCGCCGTGCACCGCAAGCACGCCTCCGTCTACGACCTCCCCGCGCGCCTGCCGCACGCCGCGGGCGGCCTCATCGCCACCGAGGTCGGCGTCCTCAAGAAGCTCACCGAGGACGTCAAGCGCCCCTACGTGGTGGTGCTCGGCGGCGCCAAGGTCTCCGACAAGCTCGGGGTCATCGACCACCTCCTGGAGAAGGCCGACCGCATCCTCATCGGCGGCGGCATGGCCTTCACCTTCCTCAAGGCGCAGGGGCACGAGGTCGGTTCCTCCCTGCTGCAGGAGGACCAGATCCCGGTCGTGCGCGACTACCTCAAGCGGGCCGACGAGCGCGGCGTCGAGTTCGTGCTCCCCGTCGACCTGTTGGTCGCCGCCGAGTTCCCCGATCTCAAGGCCAAGACGCCCACCCACCCCGAGACGGTCCCCGCGGACGGGATGCCGCCCGGGAAGATGGGCCTGGACAACGGCCCCGAGACCTGTGCGCTGTACGCGTCCAAGCTCGCCGACGCGGCCACCGTCTTCTGGAACGGCCCGATGGGCGTCTTCGAACACCCCGACTACGCCGAGGGCACCCGGGCCGTGGCCCAGGGCCTGATCGACTCGTCCGCCTTCACCGTCGTGGGCGGCGGCGACTCCGCGGCCGCCGTGCGGACGCTGGGCTTCGACGAGTCGGCTTTCGGCCATATCTCGACCGGCGGCGGTGCGAGCCTCGAATACCTCGAAGGCAAGTCGCTGCCCGGCCTCGCCGCACTGGAGGACTGA
- the rapZ gene encoding RNase adapter RapZ, with product MTEDDRDDLGDRHSEHHRDGAGHMGTVGTHTGGGGGEAVPPEGGGHEPGIPELVIISGMSGAGRSTAAKCLEDLGWFVVDNLPPALIPTMVELGARSQGNVARIAVVVDVRGRRFFDNLRDSLADLEAKGVTRRIVFLESSDEALVRRFESVRRPHPLQGDGRTLDGIVAERDLLRELRGDADLVIDTSSLNVHELRAKLDAGFAGEEEPELRATVMSFGYKYGLPVDADLVADCRFLPNPHWVPELRPYTGLNEEVAGYVFNQPGAKEFLDRYTELLELVASGYRREGKRYVTIAIGCTGGKHRSVAMSERLSARLADAGIETVTVHRDLGRE from the coding sequence ATGACTGAGGACGACCGGGACGACCTGGGCGACCGGCACAGCGAGCACCACCGGGACGGAGCAGGGCACATGGGCACGGTCGGCACACACACGGGCGGCGGGGGCGGCGAGGCCGTCCCGCCGGAAGGGGGCGGCCACGAGCCCGGCATCCCCGAACTGGTGATCATCTCCGGCATGTCGGGGGCGGGCCGCAGCACCGCCGCCAAATGCCTGGAGGACCTCGGCTGGTTCGTCGTGGACAACCTGCCGCCGGCGCTGATCCCGACGATGGTCGAGCTGGGCGCCCGTTCGCAGGGCAACGTGGCCCGCATCGCCGTCGTGGTCGACGTGCGCGGCCGGCGCTTCTTCGACAACCTGCGCGATTCGCTGGCCGACCTGGAGGCCAAGGGCGTCACCCGCAGGATCGTCTTCCTGGAGTCCTCCGACGAGGCGCTGGTGCGCCGCTTCGAGTCCGTGCGCCGGCCGCACCCGCTGCAGGGCGACGGCCGCACGCTCGACGGCATCGTCGCCGAGCGGGACCTGCTGCGCGAGCTGCGCGGCGACGCGGACCTGGTGATCGACACCTCCAGCCTGAACGTGCACGAACTGCGCGCCAAGCTCGACGCCGGGTTCGCCGGTGAGGAGGAGCCCGAACTGCGGGCCACGGTCATGTCGTTCGGCTACAAGTACGGCCTGCCGGTCGACGCGGACCTGGTCGCGGACTGCCGCTTCCTGCCCAACCCGCACTGGGTGCCCGAACTGCGCCCGTACACCGGGCTCAACGAGGAGGTCGCGGGCTACGTCTTCAACCAGCCCGGGGCCAAGGAGTTCCTGGACCGCTACACGGAACTCCTCGAACTGGTGGCCTCCGGCTACCGCCGGGAGGGCAAGCGCTACGTGACCATCGCCATCGGCTGCACCGGCGGCAAGCACCGCTCCGTCGCGATGTCCGAGCGGCTCTCCGCGCGCCTCGCCGACGCGGGCATCGAGACCGTCACCGTCCACCGCGACCTGGGGCGCGAGTGA
- the gap gene encoding type I glyceraldehyde-3-phosphate dehydrogenase, whose product MTIRVGINGFGRIGRNYFRALLEQGADIDIVAVNDLGDTATTAHLLKYDTILGRLKAEVTNTADTITVDGHVIKVLSERNPADIPWGELGVDIVIESTGIFTKKADAEKHIAGGAKKVLISAPAKDEDITIVMGVNQDKYDAAQHNVISNASCTTNCVAPMAKVLLENFGVVKGLMTTVHAYTNDQRILDFPHKDLRRARAAAENIIPTTTGAAKATALVIPELAGKLDGIAMRVPVPTGSVTDLVVEVEREVTKDEVNAAFLKASEGDLKGLLSYTEDPIVSSDIVNWPASCTFDSSLTMVQGKSVKIIGWYDNEWGYSNRLVDLTVFVGNQL is encoded by the coding sequence GTGACGATCCGCGTAGGCATCAACGGCTTTGGCCGCATCGGGCGCAACTACTTCCGGGCGTTGCTGGAGCAGGGTGCGGACATCGACATCGTCGCTGTCAACGACCTGGGTGACACCGCGACCACGGCGCACCTGCTGAAGTACGACACCATCCTCGGCCGTCTCAAGGCCGAGGTCACCAACACCGCCGACACCATCACCGTCGACGGGCACGTCATCAAGGTGCTCTCGGAGCGCAACCCCGCCGACATTCCGTGGGGCGAGCTGGGCGTCGACATCGTCATCGAGTCGACCGGCATCTTCACGAAGAAGGCCGACGCCGAGAAGCACATCGCGGGCGGCGCGAAGAAGGTCCTCATCTCGGCTCCGGCCAAGGACGAGGACATCACGATCGTGATGGGCGTCAACCAGGACAAGTACGACGCGGCGCAGCACAACGTCATCTCCAACGCGTCCTGCACCACCAACTGTGTGGCGCCGATGGCGAAGGTCCTCCTGGAGAACTTCGGCGTCGTCAAGGGCCTGATGACGACGGTCCACGCGTACACGAACGACCAGCGCATCCTGGACTTCCCGCACAAGGACCTGCGCCGCGCCCGCGCCGCCGCCGAGAACATCATCCCGACCACCACGGGTGCCGCCAAGGCCACCGCGCTGGTCATCCCGGAGCTGGCGGGCAAGCTCGACGGCATCGCGATGCGCGTGCCGGTGCCCACGGGCTCCGTCACCGACCTCGTGGTCGAGGTGGAGCGCGAGGTCACCAAGGACGAGGTCAACGCCGCGTTCCTGAAGGCGTCCGAGGGCGATCTCAAGGGTCTGCTCTCGTACACCGAGGACCCGATCGTCTCCTCGGACATCGTGAACTGGCCGGCGTCCTGCACCTTCGACTCCTCCCTGACCATGGTCCAGGGCAAGAGCGTGAAGATCATCGGCTGGTACGACAACGAGTGGGGCTACTCCAACCGCCTCGTCGACCTGACCGTCTTCGTCGGCAACCAGCTCTGA
- the uvrC gene encoding excinuclease ABC subunit UvrC yields MADPSSYRPKPGEIPDSPGVYKFRDDHRRVIYVGKAKSLRQRLANYFQDLSGLHPRTRTMVTTAASVEWTIVSTEVEALQLEYSWIKEYDPRFNVKYRDDKSYPYLAVTLNEEFPRVQVMRGAKRKGVRYFGPYGHAWAIRETVDLMLRVFPVRTCSAGVFKNAARTGRPCLLGYIGKCSAPCVGRVTPEEHRELAEEFCDFMAGRTGAYLRRLEREMAEAAEEMEYERAARLRDDIGALTRAMEKNAVVLADATDADLIAVAEDELEAAVQIFHVRGGRVRGQRGWVTDKVEAVGTGELVEHALQQLYGEERGDAVPKEVLVPALPGDDEAGAAAVAQWLSERRGSLVSLRIPQRGDKKDLMETVARNAQQALGLHKTKRASDLTTRSRALEEIAAALGLDSAPLRIECFDISHFQGDDVVASMVVFEDGLSRKGEYRRFQIKSFAGQDDVRSMHEVITRRFRRYLQEKERTGEWPEGREEAPEPANGSANGNGEGGANGGGAGTGAGEEAAGGRPDTRAARGPERVMVRAGTDRTMEPVTPGGAWGAPEADADDGSPAVTPPPTATGGALSFEAELAGLKDDEGRPKRFAYPPQLLVVDGGQPQVAAAKRALDELGIDDVAVCGLAKRLEEVWLPDDDDPVVLPRSSEGLYLLQRVRDEAHRFAITYQRAKRAKRIRSGPLDDVPGLGEARKQILVKHFGSVKRLRQATIEQICEVPGFGRKTAESVVVALAKAAPAAPAVNTATGEIMEDDGDSGDSGHD; encoded by the coding sequence ATGGCCGACCCCTCCAGCTACCGCCCCAAGCCGGGAGAGATCCCCGACTCGCCGGGGGTCTACAAGTTCCGTGACGACCACCGCCGGGTGATCTACGTCGGCAAGGCGAAAAGCCTGCGCCAGCGCCTCGCCAACTACTTCCAGGACCTGTCGGGGCTGCATCCGCGCACGCGCACGATGGTCACCACGGCCGCCTCCGTGGAGTGGACGATCGTGTCGACCGAGGTCGAGGCGCTCCAGCTCGAATACTCCTGGATCAAGGAGTACGACCCCCGGTTCAACGTCAAGTACCGCGACGACAAGAGCTACCCGTACCTCGCGGTGACGCTCAACGAGGAGTTTCCCCGCGTGCAGGTCATGCGCGGCGCCAAGCGCAAGGGTGTGCGCTACTTCGGCCCGTACGGCCACGCGTGGGCGATCCGCGAGACCGTCGACCTGATGCTGCGCGTCTTTCCCGTGCGGACGTGCTCCGCCGGGGTGTTCAAGAACGCGGCCCGCACCGGCCGCCCCTGCCTCCTCGGTTACATCGGCAAGTGCTCGGCGCCCTGCGTCGGCCGGGTCACCCCCGAGGAGCACCGCGAACTCGCCGAGGAGTTCTGCGACTTCATGGCGGGCCGGACCGGCGCCTACCTGCGCCGCCTGGAGCGGGAGATGGCCGAGGCGGCGGAGGAGATGGAGTACGAGCGCGCGGCACGCCTGCGTGACGACATAGGCGCCCTGACGCGTGCCATGGAGAAGAACGCGGTGGTGCTGGCCGATGCCACCGACGCGGACCTCATCGCCGTCGCCGAGGACGAACTGGAGGCGGCCGTGCAGATCTTCCACGTGCGCGGCGGACGCGTGCGCGGGCAGCGCGGCTGGGTCACCGACAAGGTCGAGGCCGTGGGGACCGGGGAACTGGTCGAGCACGCGCTCCAGCAGCTCTACGGGGAGGAGCGCGGCGACGCCGTGCCCAAGGAGGTGCTGGTCCCCGCGCTGCCCGGCGACGACGAGGCCGGCGCGGCAGCCGTCGCGCAGTGGCTCAGCGAACGGCGCGGTTCCCTGGTCTCGCTCCGCATCCCGCAGCGCGGTGACAAGAAGGACCTGATGGAGACGGTCGCACGCAACGCGCAGCAGGCCCTCGGCCTGCACAAGACCAAGCGGGCCAGCGACCTGACCACCCGCTCGCGCGCCCTGGAGGAGATCGCCGCGGCGCTCGGCCTGGACAGCGCCCCGCTGCGCATCGAGTGCTTCGACATCTCGCACTTCCAGGGCGACGACGTCGTGGCGTCCATGGTCGTCTTCGAGGACGGACTGTCCCGCAAGGGCGAGTACCGCAGGTTCCAGATCAAGTCCTTCGCGGGCCAGGACGACGTCCGCTCGATGCACGAGGTGATCACCCGCCGCTTCCGCCGCTACCTCCAGGAGAAGGAGCGCACGGGCGAGTGGCCGGAGGGCCGCGAGGAGGCCCCGGAGCCCGCCAACGGCAGCGCCAACGGCAACGGCGAGGGCGGCGCCAACGGCGGGGGCGCCGGCACCGGTGCGGGCGAGGAGGCCGCGGGAGGCAGGCCGGACACGCGGGCCGCGCGCGGTCCCGAGCGTGTCATGGTCCGTGCCGGGACCGACCGGACGATGGAGCCCGTGACGCCCGGCGGCGCCTGGGGGGCCCCGGAGGCGGACGCCGACGACGGGAGCCCGGCCGTCACCCCGCCGCCCACCGCGACGGGGGGCGCCCTCTCGTTCGAGGCGGAACTCGCGGGCCTCAAGGACGACGAGGGCCGCCCGAAGCGGTTCGCCTACCCCCCGCAGCTCCTCGTCGTGGACGGCGGGCAGCCGCAGGTCGCGGCGGCCAAGCGGGCCCTGGACGAGCTGGGCATCGACGACGTCGCGGTGTGCGGCCTCGCCAAGCGGCTCGAAGAGGTCTGGCTGCCGGACGACGACGACCCGGTCGTCCTCCCGCGCTCCAGCGAGGGCCTCTACCTGCTCCAGCGCGTGCGCGACGAGGCGCACCGCTTCGCCATCACCTACCAGCGCGCGAAGCGGGCCAAGCGGATCAGGTCGGGCCCGCTGGACGACGTCCCCGGTCTGGGCGAGGCGAGGAAACAGATACTCGTCAAGCATTTCGGCTCGGTGAAGAGGCTCCGGCAGGCCACAATCGAGCAGATCTGCGAGGTTCCCGGCTTCGGCCGCAAGACGGCCGAGTCCGTGGTCGTGGCCCTCGCCAAGGCGGCCCCGGCCGCACCGGCCGTCAACACGGCCACAGGAGAGATCATGGAAGACGACGGGGACAGCGGGGACAGCGGGCATGACTGA
- the whiA gene encoding DNA-binding protein WhiA: protein MAMTPAVKDEIARLPVTRTCCRKAEVSAILRFAGGLHLVSGRIVIEAELDTSIAARRLRKDILEIFGHNSELVVMAPGGLRRGSRYVVRVITGGDQLARQTGLVDGRGRPIRGLPPQVVSGATCDAEAAWRGAFLAHGSLTEPGRSSSLEVTCPGPEAALALVGAARRLQIPAKAREVRGVDRVVVRDGDAIGALLTRLGAHESVLAWEERRMRREVRATANRLANFDDANLRRSARAAVAAGARVQRALEILADEVPEHLAAAGRLRMEHKQASLEELGALADPPLTKDAVAGRIRRLLAMADKRAQDLGIPGTDSGLSEELADGLAV from the coding sequence ATGGCGATGACGCCAGCGGTGAAGGACGAGATCGCTCGGCTCCCGGTCACCCGGACGTGCTGCAGGAAGGCCGAGGTCTCGGCGATCCTCCGGTTCGCGGGCGGACTGCACCTGGTCAGCGGCCGCATCGTGATCGAGGCGGAGCTCGACACCAGCATCGCGGCGCGCCGCCTGCGCAAGGACATCCTGGAGATCTTCGGGCACAACTCCGAGCTGGTCGTGATGGCGCCCGGCGGGCTGCGGCGCGGCAGCCGTTACGTCGTACGGGTGATCACGGGCGGCGATCAGCTGGCCCGGCAGACGGGCCTGGTGGACGGCCGGGGCCGGCCTATCCGGGGACTGCCGCCGCAGGTCGTCTCGGGGGCGACGTGCGACGCGGAGGCCGCGTGGCGGGGCGCGTTCCTCGCCCACGGCTCGCTGACGGAACCGGGCCGCTCCTCCTCGCTGGAGGTCACGTGCCCGGGACCGGAGGCGGCCCTGGCCCTGGTGGGCGCCGCGCGCCGGCTCCAGATCCCCGCCAAGGCCCGTGAGGTCCGGGGCGTCGACCGGGTGGTCGTGCGGGACGGCGACGCGATCGGGGCACTGCTGACGCGCCTCGGGGCGCACGAGTCGGTCCTCGCGTGGGAGGAGCGGCGGATGCGCCGCGAGGTCCGCGCGACGGCGAACCGGCTGGCGAACTTCGACGACGCGAACCTGCGCCGCTCCGCGCGGGCCGCCGTCGCGGCGGGGGCGCGGGTGCAGCGGGCGCTGGAGATCCTCGCCGACGAGGTGCCGGAGCACCTGGCGGCGGCGGGCCGCCTGCGCATGGAGCACAAGCAGGCGTCGCTGGAGGAGCTGGGCGCGCTCGCCGACCCGCCGCTGACGAAGGACGCGGTCGCGGGCCGTATCCGCCGTCTGCTGGCCATGGCCGACAAGCGGGCCCAGGACCTGGGCATCCCGGGGACGGACTCGGGCCTGAGCGAGGAGCTCGCGGACGGCCTGGCGGTCTGA
- a CDS encoding gluconeogenesis factor YvcK family protein: MTGRTFRLRRLRTGNPAPSARGRGAQPKVVALGGGHGLSASLTSLRRITGDLTAVVTVADDGGSSGRLREELGVLPPGDLRKALAALCGDDEWGQTWSHVIQHRFESQGDLHDHAVGNLLIVALWEQLGDHVKALDLVGKLLGAHGRVLPMSAVPLELQALVRGHDATRPDDIETVRGQATVALTRGEVQSVHLVPADPPAVPEAVQAVMDADWVVLGPGSWFSSVIPHLLVPELLTALVETRARRVLSLNLAPQPGETEGFSPQRHLEVLARHAPKLALDVVLADRAAVPDSESLADAAKRFGAAVELAPVAARDSFAKHDPELLAAAYDRIFRMHGRIGPWR; the protein is encoded by the coding sequence GTGACCGGCCGCACGTTCAGACTCCGCAGGCTGCGCACCGGCAACCCCGCGCCGTCCGCGCGCGGACGCGGCGCGCAGCCCAAGGTCGTCGCCCTCGGCGGGGGGCACGGCCTGTCCGCCTCGCTGACCTCGCTGCGCCGCATCACCGGCGACCTCACGGCCGTCGTCACCGTCGCGGACGACGGCGGGTCCAGCGGCCGGCTCCGCGAGGAGCTCGGCGTGCTGCCTCCCGGCGACCTGCGCAAGGCGCTCGCCGCGCTGTGCGGTGACGACGAGTGGGGCCAGACGTGGTCCCATGTCATCCAGCACCGCTTCGAGTCCCAGGGCGACCTGCACGACCACGCCGTCGGCAATCTGCTGATCGTCGCCCTGTGGGAACAACTGGGCGACCACGTCAAGGCACTGGACCTCGTCGGCAAGCTGCTCGGCGCGCACGGGCGCGTCCTGCCCATGTCCGCGGTGCCGCTGGAACTCCAGGCGCTCGTCAGGGGACACGACGCGACGCGCCCGGACGACATCGAGACCGTACGCGGCCAGGCGACGGTCGCGCTGACTCGCGGCGAGGTCCAGTCCGTCCACCTCGTACCGGCCGATCCGCCCGCCGTACCGGAGGCCGTCCAGGCCGTGATGGACGCCGACTGGGTGGTTCTCGGCCCCGGATCCTGGTTCTCCTCCGTCATACCCCACCTGCTCGTGCCCGAGCTGCTGACGGCCCTGGTGGAGACCAGGGCGCGGCGGGTCCTCTCGCTGAACCTCGCACCCCAACCCGGCGAAACAGAGGGCTTCTCACCGCAGCGTCATTTGGAGGTTTTGGCGCGACACGCCCCTAAACTCGCCCTGGACGTGGTGCTGGCCGACCGGGCCGCCGTGCCCGACAGTGAATCCCTCGCCGATGCCGCGAAACGCTTCGGTGCCGCCGTCGAGCTGGCCCCGGTCGCCGCGCGCGACAGCTTCGCGAAGCACGACCCGGAGCTGCTGGCCGCCGCGTACGACCGTATTTTTCGTATGCATGGAAGGATCGGCCCATGGCGATGA
- the secG gene encoding preprotein translocase subunit SecG → MVLGFSIALIVFSLLLMLLVLMHKGKGGGLSDMFGGGMQSSVGGSSVAERNLDRITVVVAILWVACIVALGLIIKLKG, encoded by the coding sequence GTGGTTCTGGGGTTCTCGATCGCCCTCATCGTCTTCAGCCTGCTGCTGATGCTGCTGGTGCTGATGCACAAGGGCAAGGGCGGCGGCCTCTCCGACATGTTCGGTGGCGGCATGCAGTCGTCCGTGGGTGGCTCCTCGGTCGCGGAGCGCAACCTCGACCGCATCACGGTGGTCGTCGCCATCCTGTGGGTGGCGTGCATCGTCGCGCTCGGCCTGATCATCAAGCTCAAGGGCTGA